From Pseudodesulfovibrio nedwellii:
GCTGAATGTGCCCGCCGACTTTAGCGAGAACAAGGATGTGCCTCTCGAGATGCCCGATTTTGGTGCTGTGTTCATCCCGGACGGCTGGAGACAGGCGCAAACTTTGCTTCCCAATTTCTTTTTCTATGAGGGAGACCAACTCGTCTTTCTCGGACCTGGACTGTGGAGTCGAGCCTTGGATACAGCCAAGGGTATTGACGAGCATTATTATCGGCTTGCCGTGTGTCCCGGTGCATGGTGGGAACAATCCGATGGAGGACGTGCCCTTCAGACTGCGTTGACCGAAGAAGGTCTGGGACAGGCTGATTTTTGGGTTGCCCTCGGATATGATTTCATACGGTTTGCTGGTCGGTTGGGTTCTTTACCCTCCACTTGGACGGGCAGAGATGTCAATTCTCGTATTCATGCCGCTCAGGATATGGATTTCAGTATAGCCCGGTTAACCTGGGATGATTCCGGTGTAGCCAGTCAGGATTTGTATCTGTTCAGTCCAGTACGAAATGGCAAAAGGCTTATCAACGCCGAGAAGATTTCCAGTCGAATCAGTCAGGCTTCGGCTCGGCGTGAAAAACGTATGGGCGCTTACGAAAAGCGGATGAAAGAACAGGGCTACAAGCTGTCCGAAGACGGGCAGTGGATTACTATTGAAGAAAAGACCCCGGATATGCCGCCCGAACAATAGGGCTTTTGGATATAAGGAGAAACACATGAAAATCAGTCCCGAAGAAGTGGCCAAGGTTGCGCGGCTTTCCCGCCTCGACTTGCCTCAGGACAAGCTTGAGTTGTTCGCCGGACAGCTCGGAGATATTCTCAGTTACATGGATAAGCTCGGAGAGCTGGACACGGATGCCGTGGAACCCATGTATAGCCCGGTCAAGCACACTACCGTTCTGCGTAAGGACGAAGTGCGAAAGGACTTCACCCGTGACGAAGTGCTTTCCAATGCGCCGGAGCAGGACGGACAGTTCTTCATTGTCCCACGAATCGTATAAACTACTTGATATATTCAGGATCGATTATGTCTGATCTCTATACAAAGACACTCTCCGAAGTGGCTGAACAGCTGCAATCCGGGGAATTGAAGGCTGTTGAGGCCGTCAGGAATTGCCTTGATCGCATTGAGGCTACCGAACCCAAGGTCAAGGCCCTTATAACCGTTACCGGTGACGAGGCATTGCAATTGGCTGAAGCCATGGACAGTGAAGGTCCGGACGCGAGTAAGCCGTTGTGGGGCGTTCCCATCGTGCTTAAGGATCTCCTTGCCACCAAAGGAATTCGGACCACCTGCGCTTCTAAAATACTCGATAATTTTGTACCGTTTTATGACGCTACTGCTGTCGCCAAGTTACGCGAGGCCGGAGCTATTATTATTGGTAAGGCCAACATGGATGAATTCGCTATGGGGTCTTCCACCGAAAATTCCGCATTTTTTCAGACCGGCAACCCGTGGGATACTGATCGTGTTCCCGGCGGATCGTCTGGTGGTTCCGGTGCGACCGTTGCCGCTGGCCAGTGTTATGCCGCGCTCGGTACGGATACCGGTGGCTCCATCCGTTTGCCTGCCTCTTTTTGTGGCATTGTTGGACTCAAACCGACCTATGGCCGCATTTCCCGGTTCGGTCTGATCGCGTACGGTTCTTCGCTTGACCAGATTGGTCCCATGACCCGTAGTGTCGAAGACGCTGCCCGCATGTTGCAGGTTATGGCCGGACATGATCCCAAAGATTCCACTTCCGTGGACGTGGATGTTCCTGATTATCTGGCTGCATTGGGGCGTGAGAATCTTGACGGC
This genomic window contains:
- the gatC gene encoding Asp-tRNA(Asn)/Glu-tRNA(Gln) amidotransferase subunit GatC, whose translation is MKISPEEVAKVARLSRLDLPQDKLELFAGQLGDILSYMDKLGELDTDAVEPMYSPVKHTTVLRKDEVRKDFTRDEVLSNAPEQDGQFFIVPRIV
- the gatA gene encoding Asp-tRNA(Asn)/Glu-tRNA(Gln) amidotransferase subunit GatA, with amino-acid sequence MSDLYTKTLSEVAEQLQSGELKAVEAVRNCLDRIEATEPKVKALITVTGDEALQLAEAMDSEGPDASKPLWGVPIVLKDLLATKGIRTTCASKILDNFVPFYDATAVAKLREAGAIIIGKANMDEFAMGSSTENSAFFQTGNPWDTDRVPGGSSGGSGATVAAGQCYAALGTDTGGSIRLPASFCGIVGLKPTYGRISRFGLIAYGSSLDQIGPMTRSVEDAARMLQVMAGHDPKDSTSVDVDVPDYLAALGRENLDGVTIGLPEEYWGEGLDAEVEEACKAAVAKMEALGAKTVPVKLSLTDYAIATYYIIAMAEASSNLSRFDGVRFGHRNKNASELIDMYTSSRTEGFGDEVQRRIIMGTYVLSSGYYDAYYNKAAKVRRLLREDFDKAFEQCDLIAGPVCPTTAFKAGEKADPLQMYLMDIFTISANLAGLPGMSLPVGLGKDSGMPVGLQFMGPAFCEADMLSVTECLERNIDPMPMAEL